Proteins found in one Amycolatopsis aidingensis genomic segment:
- a CDS encoding ThuA domain-containing protein, with amino-acid sequence MARRGLFRPPRRHPGHRAPWRRALVLATTATLALGLATTPASSQPGRPDTPGGPAQPDAADSEVKVLVFHGAAAEQADPVERATEAVRELGAAGGFTVDESTDPADFNRRNLRQYRGVVFLSAKETTLDATQEAALQRYVQGGGGFLGVRDAARAQERSEWFTGLIGSRPVGSLPDPEEVAEVTASGENPPNEVASKLVDGDTDTKWLAFDSAATITLRLAEAAAVNGYALTSANDFAGRDPKNWTLQGSTDGQNWTNLDTRTDQDFPDRFQTKEYSLGNTETYQHYRLDITANSGESATQLAELQLFSGDGQTEPPPEAQPQEATVSVVDRQHPANEGLPLTWTRTDKWLNWSPNPIGEVHTVAQVQEHTYDPGEGANGAFHPISWCRDYDGGRSFYTGMGGTADSYSEERFRSHLLGAIQWTTGMVRGDCQATIGSNYRIERLTAENKEGQLDQIGEPHGLTIAEDGTVFYIGKAACASGPIPSWEDPNVGLGCGTIHQWDPETKQVKLLTTLEVMGNRGSGGELVKNEEGLVGITLDPDFAENGWIYAYWMPHASIDKENRIGKRTISRFTYDAAAQSIDKNTRKDLLQWDAQIHSCCHAGGGMAFDNEGNLYIGSGDNNSSQGSEGYSGNNWTKDYKGLSFQDARRTSGNTNDLNGKILRIHPEDDGSYTIPEGNLFPEAEDPGDKTRPEIYVMGVRNISRLHYDKKNDWLTAAWVGPDAFSPSPELGPAKYETATIITSAGNQGWPYCMGNRQPYRDRSNTDASVLTGWYDCDNLKNTSPRNTGLVDIPPARDNMIWYSPGGGGPVFPDRGDGSGVPTYDEEDVSYTQPYLKGGGQAVMDGPTYHRSRVNVDSGVAWPEYWDNKWFIGDQSNPNNRVAVTVNPEGVPQQQPPAFAESLRHIVRAGTGDNELQSWMDAKFGPDGALYLLDYAGGFFSLDDNQKLIRVTYQGGPATPAPSVSATAVQNKPLTMAFNGSRSGGVSYQWDFGDGSTSTEANPRHTYAGVGTYTATLTVTYADGEQVTTSTEVTVDCAVPDSNRYVHFRDTDTAVRNHQAAGACTVDDLIDDESSWPDHRSFVRHVGSVTRQLQRDGVLTRQERSTLVTAARQSDIGKEGDSGYEAIFDGTARSLDGWQQAPSGNFELRPDGSIRSSGGLGMLWYSAEPFQDFSLKLQFKDIAPEQHRANSGVFVRFPDPRTPLDQRPASSCGTRGSARDSQAWVGIYCGHEIQIYDGASGEPQKTGSVYNFDQVYYGRAGVTPKGEWNDYEIRVVGQHYTIIRNGVVINEFDNTPGKQSIRDGDPASDLRQFVNGYIGLQNHGNSDLVEFRNIRVREL; translated from the coding sequence ATGGCACGAAGAGGGCTGTTCCGGCCACCTCGCCGCCACCCGGGACACCGGGCCCCGTGGCGGCGCGCGCTGGTGCTGGCCACGACCGCGACGCTGGCGCTCGGGTTGGCCACCACACCCGCATCGAGCCAGCCGGGACGACCGGACACCCCGGGCGGCCCGGCGCAACCCGATGCGGCGGACTCCGAGGTGAAGGTACTGGTCTTCCACGGTGCGGCGGCCGAGCAGGCCGACCCGGTCGAGCGGGCCACCGAGGCCGTGCGGGAACTGGGCGCGGCAGGCGGCTTCACCGTGGACGAATCCACCGATCCCGCCGACTTCAACCGGCGGAACCTGCGGCAGTACCGGGGTGTGGTCTTCCTCTCCGCGAAGGAGACCACTTTGGACGCGACGCAGGAGGCCGCGCTACAGCGTTACGTCCAGGGCGGCGGCGGGTTCCTCGGCGTGCGGGACGCCGCGCGGGCGCAGGAACGCTCGGAATGGTTCACCGGCCTGATCGGCAGCCGCCCGGTCGGCAGCCTCCCGGACCCCGAGGAGGTCGCCGAGGTCACCGCCAGCGGTGAGAACCCGCCGAACGAGGTGGCGAGCAAGCTGGTCGATGGCGACACCGACACCAAGTGGCTTGCCTTCGACTCGGCCGCGACCATCACCCTGCGCCTTGCCGAGGCCGCCGCGGTGAACGGCTACGCGCTCACCTCGGCCAACGACTTCGCGGGCAGGGACCCGAAGAACTGGACGTTGCAGGGCTCCACCGACGGGCAGAACTGGACCAACCTTGACACCCGCACCGACCAGGACTTCCCCGACCGGTTCCAGACCAAGGAGTACAGCCTCGGCAACACCGAGACCTACCAGCACTACCGGCTGGACATCACGGCCAACAGCGGCGAGTCCGCGACCCAGCTGGCCGAACTGCAACTGTTCAGCGGGGACGGGCAGACCGAGCCGCCGCCGGAGGCACAGCCGCAGGAGGCCACGGTCAGCGTGGTCGACCGGCAGCACCCCGCGAACGAGGGGCTTCCGCTGACCTGGACCCGCACGGACAAGTGGCTCAACTGGAGCCCGAACCCGATCGGCGAGGTACACACGGTCGCACAGGTTCAGGAACACACCTACGACCCGGGTGAGGGCGCGAACGGCGCCTTCCATCCGATCTCCTGGTGCCGGGACTACGACGGTGGCCGCTCCTTCTACACCGGGATGGGCGGCACCGCCGACAGCTACTCCGAGGAGCGGTTCCGCAGCCATCTGCTCGGCGCCATCCAGTGGACCACCGGCATGGTGCGTGGCGACTGCCAGGCCACCATCGGGTCGAACTACCGGATCGAGCGGCTCACCGCGGAGAACAAGGAAGGCCAGCTCGACCAGATCGGCGAGCCGCACGGCCTGACCATCGCCGAGGACGGCACGGTGTTCTACATCGGCAAGGCCGCCTGCGCCTCCGGGCCCATCCCCAGCTGGGAGGATCCGAACGTGGGCCTCGGCTGCGGAACCATCCACCAGTGGGACCCGGAGACCAAGCAGGTCAAGCTGCTCACCACGCTCGAGGTGATGGGCAACCGCGGCAGTGGCGGCGAGCTGGTGAAGAACGAGGAGGGCCTGGTGGGGATCACCCTGGACCCGGACTTCGCCGAGAACGGGTGGATCTACGCCTACTGGATGCCGCATGCCTCCATCGACAAGGAGAACCGGATCGGCAAGCGGACCATCTCCCGGTTCACCTACGACGCCGCCGCGCAGTCCATCGACAAGAACACCCGCAAGGACCTGCTGCAGTGGGACGCCCAGATCCACAGCTGCTGCCACGCCGGCGGTGGCATGGCCTTCGACAACGAGGGCAACCTCTACATCGGGTCCGGGGACAACAACTCCTCCCAGGGTTCGGAGGGCTACTCGGGCAACAACTGGACCAAGGACTACAAGGGCCTCTCCTTCCAGGACGCCCGCCGCACCTCGGGTAACACCAACGACCTGAACGGCAAGATCCTGCGAATCCATCCCGAGGACGACGGTTCCTACACCATCCCCGAGGGGAACCTGTTCCCCGAGGCCGAGGATCCAGGGGACAAGACCCGCCCGGAGATCTACGTGATGGGCGTGCGCAACATCTCCCGGCTCCACTACGACAAGAAGAACGACTGGCTGACCGCGGCCTGGGTCGGGCCGGACGCGTTCTCGCCGAGCCCCGAACTCGGGCCCGCGAAGTACGAGACGGCCACGATCATCACCTCGGCAGGCAACCAGGGCTGGCCGTACTGCATGGGTAACCGGCAGCCCTACCGCGACCGCAGCAACACCGACGCCAGCGTGCTGACCGGCTGGTATGACTGCGACAACCTCAAGAACACCTCGCCGCGCAACACCGGCCTGGTGGACATCCCGCCCGCGCGGGACAACATGATCTGGTACTCCCCCGGCGGCGGTGGCCCGGTGTTCCCTGACCGCGGTGACGGCAGCGGCGTGCCGACCTACGACGAGGAGGACGTCAGCTACACCCAGCCCTACCTCAAGGGCGGCGGCCAGGCCGTGATGGACGGACCGACATACCACCGCTCGCGGGTGAACGTGGACAGCGGGGTCGCGTGGCCGGAGTACTGGGACAACAAGTGGTTCATCGGCGACCAGTCCAACCCCAACAACCGGGTCGCGGTGACCGTGAATCCGGAAGGCGTTCCGCAGCAGCAGCCGCCCGCCTTCGCCGAGAGCCTGCGGCACATCGTCCGGGCAGGCACCGGTGACAACGAGCTACAGAGCTGGATGGATGCCAAGTTCGGCCCGGACGGCGCACTGTACCTGCTGGACTACGCGGGTGGCTTCTTCAGCCTCGACGACAACCAGAAGCTGATCCGGGTCACCTACCAGGGCGGACCTGCCACCCCGGCGCCGTCGGTCTCGGCCACCGCCGTGCAGAACAAGCCGCTGACCATGGCATTCAACGGCTCCCGCTCCGGCGGCGTTTCCTACCAGTGGGACTTCGGTGACGGCAGCACCTCCACCGAGGCCAACCCCCGGCACACCTACGCCGGGGTGGGCACCTACACCGCGACGCTGACGGTGACCTACGCCGACGGCGAGCAGGTGACCACCAGTACCGAGGTGACGGTGGACTGCGCGGTGCCGGACTCCAACCGCTACGTGCACTTCCGGGACACCGACACCGCCGTGCGCAACCACCAGGCGGCAGGCGCCTGCACGGTGGACGACCTGATCGACGACGAGAGCAGCTGGCCGGACCACCGGTCCTTCGTGCGGCACGTCGGGTCCGTGACCCGGCAGCTGCAGCGGGACGGCGTGCTCACCAGGCAGGAGCGCTCGACGCTGGTCACGGCCGCGCGGCAGTCCGACATCGGCAAGGAGGGCGACTCCGGGTACGAGGCCATCTTCGACGGGACCGCGCGCTCCCTCGACGGGTGGCAGCAGGCCCCGAGCGGGAACTTCGAGTTGCGGCCGGACGGCTCCATCCGCAGTTCCGGCGGCCTCGGCATGCTCTGGTACTCGGCGGAGCCGTTCCAGGACTTCTCGCTGAAGTTGCAGTTCAAGGACATCGCGCCGGAGCAGCATCGGGCCAACAGCGGGGTGTTCGTCCGGTTCCCCGATCCGCGTACCCCGCTGGACCAGCGACCGGCCAGCAGCTGCGGCACCCGTGGCTCCGCGCGGGACTCGCAGGCCTGGGTGGGGATCTACTGCGGGCACGAGATCCAGATCTACGACGGGGCTTCCGGTGAGCCGCAGAAGACCGGTTCGGTCTACAACTTCGACCAGGTCTACTACGGCCGCGCCGGGGTGACCCCGAAGGGCGAGTGGAACGACTACGAGATCAGGGTCGTCGGGCAGCACTACACGATCATCCGCAACGGTGTGGTGATCAACGAGTTCGACAACACCCCCGGCAAGCAGTCCATCCGGGACGGTGACCCGGCGAGCGACCTGCGCCAGTTCGTCAACGGCTACATCGGCCTGCAGAACCACGGCAACAGCGACCTGGTCGAGTTCCGCAACATCCGGGTGCGGGAGCTGTAG
- a CDS encoding multicopper oxidase domain-containing protein, with protein MTDHHAQEGLSGRNFSRRTMLTSAAMGAVAPVVAPAVVGTAAPAATAKPRGKSSGGALRRITMYAEELPGGLIGYGLTPGGATVPGPILEIWEGDTLDIELINNTDRQLSIHPHGVDYSVDSDGSPMNDSFNRPGERRFYTWRTRAPYQAKGGTWMPGNAGYWHYHDHAMGTPHGTEGLRKGLYGALIVRREGDVLPDRQYTVVFNDMTINNKMAPHAPMFEARLGERVEFIAIGHGDQFHTFHIHAHRWVDNRTGMLSGPDDPTPSIDNKDLNPGSSYGFQLIAGEGVGPGAWMYHCHVQFHSDQGMAGIFLVRNEDGSMPPGAQEAIDRYRGHGNDH; from the coding sequence ATGACTGACCACCACGCTCAGGAAGGCTTGTCCGGCAGGAACTTCTCGCGCCGCACGATGCTCACATCGGCGGCGATGGGTGCGGTGGCTCCGGTCGTCGCGCCCGCCGTCGTCGGCACGGCCGCACCCGCGGCGACCGCCAAGCCACGCGGGAAATCCTCCGGCGGCGCGCTGCGCCGGATCACGATGTACGCCGAGGAACTGCCCGGCGGCCTGATCGGCTACGGCCTCACCCCCGGCGGAGCCACCGTGCCGGGCCCCATCCTGGAGATCTGGGAAGGGGACACCCTGGACATCGAGCTGATCAACAACACCGACCGGCAGCTGTCCATCCACCCGCACGGGGTGGACTACAGCGTCGACTCCGACGGATCCCCGATGAACGACTCCTTCAACCGGCCCGGTGAGCGGCGCTTCTACACCTGGCGCACCCGCGCCCCATACCAGGCCAAGGGCGGCACCTGGATGCCGGGCAACGCGGGCTACTGGCACTACCACGACCACGCCATGGGCACCCCGCACGGCACCGAAGGCCTGCGCAAGGGGCTGTACGGCGCCCTGATCGTCCGGCGCGAGGGCGATGTGCTGCCCGACCGGCAGTACACCGTGGTGTTCAACGATATGACCATCAACAACAAGATGGCCCCACACGCCCCGATGTTCGAGGCACGGCTCGGCGAGCGGGTCGAGTTCATCGCGATCGGGCACGGCGACCAGTTCCACACCTTCCACATCCACGCGCACCGCTGGGTGGACAACCGCACCGGCATGCTCAGCGGACCGGACGATCCCACCCCCTCGATCGACAACAAGGACCTCAACCCCGGCAGCTCCTACGGTTTCCAGCTGATCGCGGGCGAGGGAGTCGGCCCCGGCGCCTGGATGTACCACTGCCACGTGCAGTTCCACTCCGATCAAGGGATGGCGGGCATCTTCCTGGTGCGTAACGAGGACGGCAGCATGCCGCCCGGCGCGCAAGAGGCCATCGACCGCTACCGCGGGCACGGAAACGACCATTAG
- a CDS encoding GlxA family transcriptional regulator, with protein MSQDFSHRVAVLVDEGSNPFELGVATELFGLRRPELNRPWYEFTLCAAAPNVRMHLGMFTLSEVAGLDAADAADTLIVPNRPDPLHPAAPAVLAVIARAAGRGARLVSFCTGAFTLAEAGVLDGRRATTHWRWAAEFAHRYPRVRLEPDVLFVDDGRVLTAAGSAAALDLGLHLIQRDHGAEVTNAVSRRLIFTGRRDGGQRQFVERPVPAVADTSLAPVLAWAQERLDRPLTVADLAARAATSPATLHRRFRAELGTTPLAWLTTERVALACRLLERGDLQLDRIAGASGFGSTANLRAQLRRHTGLSPADYRKRFGRTGASATP; from the coding sequence ATGTCGCAAGATTTCTCGCATCGGGTCGCGGTGCTCGTCGACGAGGGCTCCAACCCCTTCGAACTGGGTGTGGCCACCGAGCTGTTCGGACTGCGCCGTCCCGAGCTGAACCGGCCCTGGTACGAGTTCACGCTCTGCGCCGCGGCGCCGAACGTCCGGATGCACCTCGGTATGTTCACGCTCTCCGAGGTCGCGGGCCTGGACGCCGCGGATGCGGCGGACACGCTGATCGTGCCCAACCGGCCGGATCCGCTCCATCCCGCCGCGCCCGCGGTGCTGGCCGTGATCGCCCGCGCCGCCGGGCGCGGCGCGCGGCTGGTGAGTTTCTGCACCGGCGCCTTCACCCTCGCCGAGGCCGGGGTGCTGGACGGGCGGCGGGCGACAACACACTGGCGGTGGGCGGCGGAGTTCGCGCACCGCTATCCACGGGTCCGGCTGGAACCCGATGTGCTGTTCGTGGACGACGGCCGGGTGCTCACCGCGGCGGGTAGCGCCGCGGCGCTGGATCTGGGCCTGCACCTGATCCAGCGCGACCACGGGGCGGAGGTCACCAACGCGGTCAGCAGGCGGCTGATCTTCACCGGCCGCCGCGACGGCGGGCAGCGCCAGTTCGTGGAGCGCCCGGTGCCCGCCGTAGCGGACACCTCGCTCGCTCCGGTGCTGGCCTGGGCACAGGAGCGGCTGGACCGCCCGCTCACCGTCGCCGACCTGGCGGCGCGGGCGGCCACCAGCCCGGCCACCCTGCACCGGCGGTTCCGTGCCGAGCTGGGCACCACCCCGCTGGCCTGGCTCACCACCGAGCGCGTCGCGCTGGCCTGCCGGCTGCTCGAACGCGGCGACCTCCAGCTGGACCGGATCGCCGGCGCGAGCGGCTTCGGCAGCACCGCCAACCTGCGCGCGCAGCTGCGCAGGCACACCGGGCTCTCCCCGGCGGACTACCGGAAGCGCTTCGGCCGGACGGGCGCATCCGCTACTCCATAA
- a CDS encoding cupin domain-containing protein, translating into MSSQPIDLATALAGFDAIWSPRIVARINDYEVRLARFSGEHVWHAHEHTDEFFLVLDGEIDIALREEGGERVVTLPRGSAFVVPRGVFHKPSARAEAAVLLVEPAGTLSVGDRHEEVPRHVEVTTGHPVRNGGQP; encoded by the coding sequence ATGAGCAGTCAACCCATCGACCTCGCGACGGCCCTTGCCGGCTTCGACGCGATCTGGAGCCCGCGCATCGTCGCGCGGATCAACGACTACGAGGTCCGGCTCGCCCGGTTCTCCGGCGAGCATGTCTGGCATGCGCACGAGCACACCGACGAGTTCTTCCTCGTGCTGGACGGCGAGATCGACATCGCGCTGCGCGAGGAGGGCGGCGAACGGGTGGTCACCCTGCCCCGCGGCTCGGCGTTCGTGGTGCCCCGCGGGGTGTTCCACAAGCCGTCCGCGCGGGCCGAGGCCGCGGTGCTGCTGGTGGAACCGGCGGGCACGCTGTCGGTGGGCGACCGCCACGAGGAGGTTCCCCGGCATGTCGAGGTCACCACCGGGCACCCGGTACGGAACGGCGGGCAGCCCTGA
- a CDS encoding RraA family protein, with protein sequence MKQVELAPRFAALGTAHLADACLRAGIRVRCAPAPLHPVVPAGGRVAGRVAPARHAGSVDVFLEAIEQAAAGDVLVVDNGGRTDESCVGDLVVLEAKAAGLAGVVIWGLHRDTADIRAIGLPVFSAGSLPTGPLRLDERAADALESASVGQWRVDRMDLVVADEDGALFLPTAEAAGICSLAEMVRDTERGQAERIRAGVSLREQVRFGDFLARREREPSWTFRDHLRAVGGAIEE encoded by the coding sequence ATGAAGCAGGTGGAACTCGCGCCGAGGTTCGCCGCCCTCGGCACCGCCCACCTGGCGGATGCCTGCCTGCGTGCCGGGATCCGGGTGCGGTGCGCGCCGGCGCCGCTGCACCCCGTGGTACCCGCCGGCGGCCGGGTGGCCGGCCGGGTGGCGCCCGCCCGGCATGCCGGGAGCGTGGACGTGTTCCTGGAAGCCATCGAGCAGGCCGCGGCCGGTGATGTGCTGGTGGTGGACAACGGAGGGCGTACCGACGAGAGCTGTGTGGGCGATCTGGTCGTGCTGGAGGCCAAGGCCGCGGGTCTGGCCGGGGTGGTGATCTGGGGGTTGCATCGTGATACCGCGGACATCCGGGCGATCGGGCTGCCGGTTTTCAGCGCGGGCAGCCTGCCGACCGGGCCGTTGCGGCTGGACGAGCGCGCCGCGGACGCGCTGGAGTCGGCAAGCGTGGGGCAGTGGCGGGTGGACCGGATGGACCTGGTGGTGGCCGACGAGGACGGGGCGCTGTTCCTGCCGACCGCCGAGGCGGCCGGGATCTGCTCGCTGGCGGAGATGGTCCGGGACACCGAGCGCGGCCAGGCCGAGCGGATCCGGGCCGGGGTCTCGCTGCGCGAGCAGGTGCGGTTCGGCGATTTCCTCGCCCGGCGCGAGCGGGAGCCATCCTGGACCTTCCGGGATCACCTGCGGGCCGTGGGCGGGGCGATCGAGGAATGA